Proteins from a genomic interval of Syngnathus acus chromosome 4, fSynAcu1.2, whole genome shotgun sequence:
- the LOC119122254 gene encoding glypican-5-like isoform X1, protein MSRAVLQNVDLCWVIFFYLASTPGCRSADADSCHEVKTAYMMRQIGPVELVPDSPQTDDSLRVCVHSGLGCCTSKMEDGYMAAVRSETQQKIRSFSFELKYLIAGHSKAYQDTFDSLVSFTSNLTSNLFDSAYSSLASECRPHVLQLFNDIRGHLSGEPEPSLELAVGTFFNELFPLVYGRLLNPGMGQPSPPSFSAQEECLRMTRQDVSPFGPHPPFLLASLSRALRAGRTLSRLLRSAGDVVDATEKATLSRECGRGLVRMRYCSHCRGLTLIRPCSGLCVNVMRGCLVGISELAAPWRSLVLLLQRLAATLATSSNHNSMELALLAVRNHVDDAILHAQLHGPRITAIVEKVCGSHAAGPVMISGHPNTSHVSKATGRMMQRASKRTPLTSLGFPSLQLQTQRSFPLKGSRGDKSRSLKKLSREFEGSIQRYQLFFSELPAMLCESETEVEQHTCWSGRDVVEREKPHHDFDHQASLAVDIPHIVVPPQVYAGRVVASTLKAQRDNPEISVRNTDPVLRAAKHRLERLTQELLAELGRAHQTARKGEEEDGGSAQTEKERASGDDCDDEDGCEASGMDPYDFPSGRSPVREDRAGLPPPQHIPPHLDSPPLVAVRGSASAPTVERLHLSLAAVPLLLSQLQSR, encoded by the exons ATGTCCCGTGCTGTCTTACAAAACGTGGATTTGTGCTGGgtgatttttttctacttAGCTTCAACACCTGGCTGTAGATCAGCCGATGCCGACAGCTGTCATGAGGTGAAGACAGCATACATGATGCGCCAAATAGGCCCGGTGGAACTGGTGCCAGACAGTCCCCAAACAG ATGATTCCCTCAGAGTGTGTGTCCACTCTGGTCTCGGGTGCTGTACCAGTAAGATGGAAGACGGTTACATGGCCGCCGTTCGCAGCGAGACTCAGCAGAAGATTCGATCCTTCAGCTTTGAGCTCAAGTACCTGATTGCCGGACACAGCAAAGCCTACCAAG ACACCTTTGATTCCCTGGTCTCCTTTACATCGAATTTGACCAGCAACTTGTTTGACAGCGCCTACTCCAGCCTGGCATCAGAGTGTCGGCCGCACGTGCTTCAGCTTTTCAATGACATTCGTGGCCATCTCTCGGGGGAGCCCGAGCCCTCGTTGGAACTAGCGGTGGGGACCTTCTTCAACGAGCTCTTCCCACTGGTCTACGGGCGACTTCTCAACCCTGGAATGGGCCAGCCGTCGCCTCCCTCTTTTTCCGCTCAGGAAGAGTGCCTGCGGATGACGCGGCAGGATGTCAGTCCCTTTGGGCCCCACCCTCCCTTTCTGCTCGCCAGTCTTTCTCGTGCGCTCCGAGCGGGCCGAACTCTGAGTCGATTGCTCCGATCGGCCGGGGACGTGGTGGATGCCACGGAAAAGGCCACGTTATCCCGAGAGTGTGGCCGGGGCTTAGTGAGGATGCGGTATTGCTCCCATTGCAGAGGTCTGACATTGATCAGGCCCTGTAGCGGACTCTGTGTTAATGTTATGAGAGGATGTCTG GTGGGGATATCTGAACTTGCTGCACCCTGGAGAAGTTTGGTCCTGTTGCTCCAAAGATTAGCTGCGACGTTAGCGACCAGCAGCAACCACAACAGCATGGAGCTGGCGCTGTTGGCCGTCCGGAATCATGTCGACGATGCCATCCTGCACGCCCAGTTGCATGGGCCACGCATCACTGCCATT GTCGAGAAGGTGTGCGGGTCACACGCAGCTGGTCCCGTGATGATAAGCGGACATCCCAACACCTCCCATGTCTCCAAAGCTACTGGGCGGATGATGCAAAGAGCCTCAAAGAGGACGCCCCTGACCTCTTTGGGCTTTCCAAGTCTTCAGCTCCAGACTCAGAG GTCGTTCCCTCTCAAAGGATCGAGAGGTGACAAGAGCCGCAGTCTGAAGAAATTGTCAAG GGAGTTTGAGGGCTCTATTCAGCGCTACCAGTTGTTTTTCTCCGAGCTCCCTGCGATGCTTTGTGAAAGTGAGACGGAGGTCGAGCAGCACACGTGTTGGAGCGGCCGAGACGTTGTGGAGAG AGAGAAGCCTCATCATGATTTTGACCACCAGGCCAGTCTGGCTGTTGACATTCCACATATTGTCGTTCCCCCTCAGGT TTATGCAGGTCGCGTGGTTGCCAGCACTTTGAAAGCACAGAGGGACAACCCGGAAATTAGCGTCCGCAATACTGATCCTGTCCTACGGGCGGCAAAACACCGACTGGAGCGGTTGACACAG GaacttttagcggagctcggCCGGGCGCACCAAACCGCAAGAAAAGGTGAGGAAGAGGACGGAGGGAGTGCACAAACAGAAAAGGAAAGGGCCAGTGGAGATGAttgtgatgatgaagatggctGTGAAGCATCCG GTATGGACCCGTATGATTTCCCCAGTGGCCGCAGTCCGGTGAGGGAGGACAGGGCTGGTCTTCCCCCTCCCCAGCACATTCCTCCTCATCTGGACTCTCCCCCACTG GTGGCCGTTAGAGGATCGGCCAGCGCGCCGACTGTGGAACGACTGCATTTGAGCTTGGCCGCCGTCCCGTTGCTGCTGTCGCAATTGCAGAGCCGTTAA
- the LOC119122254 gene encoding glypican-5-like isoform X2 — MSRAVLQNVDLCWVIFFYLASTPGCRSADADSCHEVKTAYMMRQIGPVELVPDSPQTDDSLRVCVHSGLGCCTSKMEDGYMAAVRSETQQKIRSFSFELKYLIAGHSKAYQDTFDSLVSFTSNLTSNLFDSAYSSLASECRPHVLQLFNDIRGHLSGEPEPSLELAVGTFFNELFPLVYGRLLNPGMGQPSPPSFSAQEECLRMTRQDVSPFGPHPPFLLASLSRALRAGRTLSRLLRSAGDVVDATEKATLSRECGRGLVRMRYCSHCRGLTLIRPCSGLCVNVMRGCLVGISELAAPWRSLVLLLQRLAATLATSSNHNSMELALLAVRNHVDDAILHAQLHGPRITAIVEKVCGSHAAGPVMISGHPNTSHVSKATGRMMQRASKRTPLTSLGFPSLQLQTQRSFPLKGSRGDKSRSLKKLSREFEGSIQRYQLFFSELPAMLCESETEVEQHTCWSGRDVVESYAGRVVASTLKAQRDNPEISVRNTDPVLRAAKHRLERLTQELLAELGRAHQTARKGEEEDGGSAQTEKERASGDDCDDEDGCEASGMDPYDFPSGRSPVREDRAGLPPPQHIPPHLDSPPLVAVRGSASAPTVERLHLSLAAVPLLLSQLQSR, encoded by the exons ATGTCCCGTGCTGTCTTACAAAACGTGGATTTGTGCTGGgtgatttttttctacttAGCTTCAACACCTGGCTGTAGATCAGCCGATGCCGACAGCTGTCATGAGGTGAAGACAGCATACATGATGCGCCAAATAGGCCCGGTGGAACTGGTGCCAGACAGTCCCCAAACAG ATGATTCCCTCAGAGTGTGTGTCCACTCTGGTCTCGGGTGCTGTACCAGTAAGATGGAAGACGGTTACATGGCCGCCGTTCGCAGCGAGACTCAGCAGAAGATTCGATCCTTCAGCTTTGAGCTCAAGTACCTGATTGCCGGACACAGCAAAGCCTACCAAG ACACCTTTGATTCCCTGGTCTCCTTTACATCGAATTTGACCAGCAACTTGTTTGACAGCGCCTACTCCAGCCTGGCATCAGAGTGTCGGCCGCACGTGCTTCAGCTTTTCAATGACATTCGTGGCCATCTCTCGGGGGAGCCCGAGCCCTCGTTGGAACTAGCGGTGGGGACCTTCTTCAACGAGCTCTTCCCACTGGTCTACGGGCGACTTCTCAACCCTGGAATGGGCCAGCCGTCGCCTCCCTCTTTTTCCGCTCAGGAAGAGTGCCTGCGGATGACGCGGCAGGATGTCAGTCCCTTTGGGCCCCACCCTCCCTTTCTGCTCGCCAGTCTTTCTCGTGCGCTCCGAGCGGGCCGAACTCTGAGTCGATTGCTCCGATCGGCCGGGGACGTGGTGGATGCCACGGAAAAGGCCACGTTATCCCGAGAGTGTGGCCGGGGCTTAGTGAGGATGCGGTATTGCTCCCATTGCAGAGGTCTGACATTGATCAGGCCCTGTAGCGGACTCTGTGTTAATGTTATGAGAGGATGTCTG GTGGGGATATCTGAACTTGCTGCACCCTGGAGAAGTTTGGTCCTGTTGCTCCAAAGATTAGCTGCGACGTTAGCGACCAGCAGCAACCACAACAGCATGGAGCTGGCGCTGTTGGCCGTCCGGAATCATGTCGACGATGCCATCCTGCACGCCCAGTTGCATGGGCCACGCATCACTGCCATT GTCGAGAAGGTGTGCGGGTCACACGCAGCTGGTCCCGTGATGATAAGCGGACATCCCAACACCTCCCATGTCTCCAAAGCTACTGGGCGGATGATGCAAAGAGCCTCAAAGAGGACGCCCCTGACCTCTTTGGGCTTTCCAAGTCTTCAGCTCCAGACTCAGAG GTCGTTCCCTCTCAAAGGATCGAGAGGTGACAAGAGCCGCAGTCTGAAGAAATTGTCAAG GGAGTTTGAGGGCTCTATTCAGCGCTACCAGTTGTTTTTCTCCGAGCTCCCTGCGATGCTTTGTGAAAGTGAGACGGAGGTCGAGCAGCACACGTGTTGGAGCGGCCGAGACGTTGTGGAGAG TTATGCAGGTCGCGTGGTTGCCAGCACTTTGAAAGCACAGAGGGACAACCCGGAAATTAGCGTCCGCAATACTGATCCTGTCCTACGGGCGGCAAAACACCGACTGGAGCGGTTGACACAG GaacttttagcggagctcggCCGGGCGCACCAAACCGCAAGAAAAGGTGAGGAAGAGGACGGAGGGAGTGCACAAACAGAAAAGGAAAGGGCCAGTGGAGATGAttgtgatgatgaagatggctGTGAAGCATCCG GTATGGACCCGTATGATTTCCCCAGTGGCCGCAGTCCGGTGAGGGAGGACAGGGCTGGTCTTCCCCCTCCCCAGCACATTCCTCCTCATCTGGACTCTCCCCCACTG GTGGCCGTTAGAGGATCGGCCAGCGCGCCGACTGTGGAACGACTGCATTTGAGCTTGGCCGCCGTCCCGTTGCTGCTGTCGCAATTGCAGAGCCGTTAA